The following DNA comes from Desulfuromonas acetexigens.
CGGAGAATCGTTGATCCCGGCGAGCAGCAGATAATTGATCCCCAGCTTGCGTCGGCGGCGCCGGGAGATCCCGGCCAGGGTCTCCTGCAGAACCGAGAGCACCTCGCCCAACTCCGCCCCTCGGGGAATCAGGCGCCGGTGGGTGGCAGCGCGACCGGCATGGAGGGAGAGCATCAGCCCATTGTGCGGCAGGCGGATCATTTCCCTGAAGAGCGGCGTAGGGCTGCCGGTGGTGGTGAGGGACAGGGGCAGATTAAGACTTCGGCAGACTTCGAGAAACTCCACTACTGCCGAAAAATTATGCAACGGCTCACCGACGCCGGACAGAGTCAGGCGCTTGGGCACGATCCCCAGGGCGCGTGCCCCTTCGATCTGCGCCCAAAGTTCGGCGACGCTGAGATTGCGCAGTAGTCCTCGAGAGCCCGAGGCGCAAAAGGGACAGCCGACGGCGCACCCGGCCTGACTGGAAATACACAGGGTGCCGCTGCCATAATAGACCGCCTCGACGGCGAGACCGTCCGTAAGCGGGACGAGAAATTTGCTGTTGTTCGACATCCGTTCCAGACTCACCTTT
Coding sequences within:
- a CDS encoding radical SAM protein is translated as MSLERMSNNSKFLVPLTDGLAVEAVYYGSGTLCISSQAGCAVGCPFCASGSRGLLRNLSVAELWAQIEGARALGIVPKRLTLSGVGEPLHNFSAVVEFLEVCRSLNLPLSLTTTGSPTPLFREMIRLPHNGLMLSLHAGRAATHRRLIPRGAELGEVLSVLQETLAGISRRRRRKLGINYLLLAGINDSPAEFTELLPLFQRFPELTLHLLTCNPVPDSAFVSPDSARVDELHAWLSAQGVNARRANAWRIQADGGCGTLFVRTLADRAIGVDGQLVLG